A region of the Acidimicrobiales bacterium genome:
GCGGGCCTCGTCGAGGCTCGGGTCGACGCCCAGCGCCGCTTGTACCGGGTACGGGCTGCGCCGCTCCGCGAGATCGACGACTGGATCGCGCCCTACCGGGCGATGTGGAGCTCCAGCCTCGATGCCCTCGAACGTCATCTCGACGACATGGACGACATGCACAACTCTCCCTCCCCGAAAGGAGATCGACGACATGGAAGGACAGCTGCTCCAGACGGATGACCGGTTCCGGCTGCGGTTCAGCCGCCGGCTGGCGCACTCGCCGCAGAAGGTGTGGCGGGCCATCACCGAGCCCGAGCACCTCCAGGCCTGGTTCCCGGGCCGAATTGTCGGCCAGTGGATCGTCGGCTCCAGGCTCGAGTTCCATGGCGAGTACCCGATGATGGACGGCGCGGTTCTGGCCGTCGAGGAGGGCTCGCTGCTCGAGTTCCGATGGGGGCCCGACACCCTCCGCCTCGAGATCATCCCCGAGGGCGACGGCTGCACGTTCACACTGACCGACACGTTCGACGAGCTCGGCAAGGCGGCGCGCGATGCCGCCGGCTGGCACGAGTGCCTCGACCATCTCGAGGACCACCTGGAAGGAACGCCGCCACGGGCCTGGGGGGAGCGATGGAGCCAGGTCCACTCTCGCTACGTGGAGCAGTTCGGGCCCGAGGCGGCGACTATCGGACCGCCCGATCGAGGTTAACGATCGACGCCGAGGATCAGCCCGCTCGTCGGCACCCCGGTTCCGGCGGTGACGAGGACGTGCTCGACGCCCTTGACCTCGTTGACGGAGGTGCCGCGCACCTGGCGCACGCCCTCGGCGATGCCGTTCATGCCGTGGATGTAGGCCTCACCGAGCTGCCCGCCGTGGGTGTTGATCGGTAGGGCGCCGCCCAGCTCGACGTTCCCGTCGCGAACGAAGTCCTTCGCCTCACCCCGGCCGCAGAAGCCGAACTCCTCC
Encoded here:
- a CDS encoding metalloregulator ArsR/SmtB family transcription factor, coding for MMAFEVLAEPNRRRILDLLRHGERPVGDLVHALAVSQPAVSKHLGVLRDAGLVEARVDAQRRLYRVRAAPLREIDDWIAPYRAMWSSSLDALERHLDDMDDMHNSPSPKGDRRHGRTAAPDG
- a CDS encoding SRPBCC domain-containing protein codes for the protein MEGQLLQTDDRFRLRFSRRLAHSPQKVWRAITEPEHLQAWFPGRIVGQWIVGSRLEFHGEYPMMDGAVLAVEEGSLLEFRWGPDTLRLEIIPEGDGCTFTLTDTFDELGKAARDAAGWHECLDHLEDHLEGTPPRAWGERWSQVHSRYVEQFGPEAATIGPPDRG